The following proteins are co-located in the Halarcobacter sp. genome:
- a CDS encoding AraC family transcriptional regulator ligand-binding domain-containing protein, whose product MTKVSSVTFQYVLKALQLNSGVSIDEMLEVIDLDKDILTSTDSQIDSIKLSTAFKYCMEKTGDFSLSLKIGKSITYHSLGILGYLMLNTNSLKEMIEKFNYYQKLISGFIKFHLEKTKEYYKLSIYINENPSISVPSFHAEVHLSAILSILSQIVDKKIIPDKTCFSGHRVSHLDEYKKLFGERIFFETDENSIFFNYQTLRTKVNNSNPAMLGYFEMQANKILDDMKESTFYSKVKKEILKNIGENDITIDFVARKLNTSVRILQYNLKEENKKFRDALLSVRMNLARHYISNTKMDYNSIAFYLGYSEPSSFFRAYKKYFNKTPTQSK is encoded by the coding sequence AGAGGTGATAGATTTAGATAAAGATATATTAACAAGTACTGATTCCCAAATTGATAGTATAAAATTATCCACGGCCTTTAAATATTGTATGGAAAAAACAGGGGACTTTTCTTTATCTTTGAAAATTGGTAAATCAATAACATACCATTCTTTAGGAATATTAGGTTACTTGATGTTAAATACTAATTCACTAAAGGAGATGATTGAAAAATTTAATTATTATCAAAAACTAATAAGTGGATTTATAAAATTTCATTTAGAAAAAACAAAAGAGTATTATAAATTATCTATTTATATAAATGAAAATCCATCTATAAGTGTACCTAGTTTTCATGCAGAAGTACATTTAAGTGCTATACTTTCTATTCTTTCGCAAATTGTAGATAAAAAAATCATCCCTGATAAAACTTGTTTTTCTGGACATAGGGTATCCCACCTTGATGAGTATAAAAAGTTATTTGGAGAGAGAATATTTTTTGAAACAGATGAAAATTCAATATTTTTTAATTATCAGACTTTAAGAACAAAGGTTAATAATTCTAATCCTGCTATGTTAGGTTATTTTGAGATGCAAGCCAATAAAATTTTAGATGATATGAAAGAGAGTACATTTTACAGTAAAGTGAAAAAAGAGATTTTAAAAAATATTGGAGAAAATGATATAACTATAGATTTTGTAGCAAGAAAATTAAATACTAGTGTTAGAATATTACAATATAATTTAAAAGAAGAGAATAAAAAATTTAGGGATGCATTGTTATCTGTTAGGATGAATTTAGCAAGGCATTATATCTCAAATACAAAAATGGATTATAATAGCATAGCATTTTATCTAGGATATAGTGAGCCTAGTTCATTTTTTAGAGCTTATAAAAAATATTTCAATAAAACTCCAACACAAAGTAAGTAA
- a CDS encoding acetate kinase gives MLILVLNAGSSSLKYQLINVATAEVKASGLCERIGIDGVMKHEIAEHRKLQIDHPMPTHKEAIEFMLDILTHDDTQVIANIDEISAVGHRVVHGGEYFNKSILINNNVIKKIEELVPLAPLHNPAHILGIKICQELLPGKPNVAVFDTAFHQTMPEENYLYAVPHEDYTEHHLRKYGFHGTSHYYVSDQAIQMLDKKESKVIVCHLGNGSSICAVKDGKSIDTTMGLTPLEGLVMGTRSGDIDAGVIPYLMDKKGMNSHEMINYLNKKSGILGVSGISSDLREVIKAAKDGDHRSKICIEMMCNRIKKYICSYIGILGGVDAICFTAGIGENADLIREKACANLEFLGIEIDKKKNKKRESGNREINKDNSPVKIYVIPTNEEYVIAQDTYNLVKG, from the coding sequence ATGTTAATTCTTGTTTTAAATGCAGGTAGTTCATCTTTAAAATATCAACTTATAAATGTAGCAACTGCAGAAGTAAAAGCTTCAGGGCTTTGTGAAAGAATTGGAATAGATGGAGTGATGAAGCATGAAATTGCTGAACATAGAAAATTACAAATCGATCATCCAATGCCAACACATAAAGAAGCTATTGAATTTATGTTAGATATCTTAACACATGATGATACACAAGTTATTGCAAACATTGATGAGATTTCTGCAGTAGGTCATAGAGTTGTTCATGGTGGAGAATATTTTAACAAATCAATATTAATCAATAATAATGTAATAAAGAAAATCGAAGAGTTAGTTCCACTAGCACCACTTCATAATCCAGCTCATATTTTAGGTATTAAAATTTGTCAAGAACTATTACCAGGGAAACCAAATGTTGCAGTATTTGACACAGCTTTTCATCAAACTATGCCTGAAGAAAACTATTTATATGCTGTTCCACATGAAGATTATACAGAACACCATCTAAGAAAATATGGTTTCCATGGAACTAGCCACTATTATGTATCTGACCAAGCTATTCAGATGTTAGATAAAAAAGAATCAAAAGTTATAGTTTGCCACTTAGGTAACGGATCGTCAATTTGTGCAGTAAAAGATGGTAAATCGATTGATACAACTATGGGGTTAACTCCATTAGAAGGTCTTGTAATGGGAACAAGAAGTGGAGATATTGATGCTGGGGTAATTCCATATTTAATGGATAAAAAAGGAATGAATTCCCATGAAATGATTAATTATTTAAATAAAAAATCTGGTATTTTAGGAGTTTCTGGAATCTCATCTGACTTAAGAGAAGTAATTAAAGCAGCAAAAGATGGAGACCATAGGTCAAAAATATGTATTGAGATGATGTGTAATAGAATCAAAAAATATATTTGTTCATATATTGGTATTTTAGGTGGGGTAGATGCTATTTGTTTTACTGCAGGAATTGGAGAAAATGCAGATTTAATTAGAGAAAAAGCTTGTGCAAACTTAGAATTCCTTGGAATCGAAATTGATAAAAAGAAAAATAAAAAAAGAGAGAGTGGGAATAGAGAGATTAATAAAGATAATTCTCCTGTTAAAATTTATGTAATTCCTACAAATGAAGAGTATGTTATTGCTCAAGATACATACAACTTAGTAAAAGGGTAA
- a CDS encoding 3'-5' exonuclease: MFNKIKNHFNKKNLKDEKYLYLFDKPLKDEYVCFDCETTGLSVEKDDIISIGAVIIKDSTIISSKKFVKFIKPKTKLQEEAIKVHHIRECDLEEAEDIDTVIEEFLEFIGNRKLVGYFLEFDIAMVNKYLKPKIGIKLPNKAYEVSAIYHDWKIEKIPQSNIDLRFDTIMKELQIPKMGKHDAYNDAIMTAMMFIKLKNQPKVTIK, from the coding sequence ATGTTTAATAAAATAAAAAATCATTTTAATAAAAAAAATTTAAAAGATGAAAAATATCTTTATCTATTTGATAAACCTTTAAAAGATGAGTATGTATGTTTTGACTGTGAAACAACAGGTCTTAGTGTAGAAAAGGATGACATTATCTCAATTGGTGCAGTTATCATAAAAGATAGTACTATTATTTCTAGTAAAAAATTTGTTAAATTTATTAAACCAAAAACAAAACTTCAAGAAGAAGCTATCAAAGTTCATCATATTAGGGAGTGTGATTTAGAAGAAGCTGAAGATATAGATACAGTTATAGAAGAGTTTTTAGAATTTATAGGAAATAGGAAACTTGTTGGTTATTTTCTAGAATTTGATATAGCAATGGTCAATAAATATTTAAAACCTAAAATTGGTATAAAACTACCTAATAAAGCTTATGAAGTTTCTGCTATTTATCACGATTGGAAAATAGAAAAAATCCCTCAAAGTAATATTGACCTAAGATTTGATACAATTATGAAAGAATTACAAATTCCTAAGATGGGAAAACATGATGCATATAATGATGCTATCATGACTGCTATGATGTTTATAAAACTGAAAAATCAACCTAAAGTTACTATTAAATAG
- a CDS encoding putative nucleotidyltransferase substrate binding domain-containing protein: MSIHEQLAFIKEIHPFENLTKSQLDSFVDNLDIVYLKKDVIIQEEAKEPKYLYFIIKGIVQEKQAGEVISIYSSYEIFDPMSLIENRSKNSFVTAQETICYILPKDIFIKTIHENTAIESFFFQSISQKLNMNMDNEKNKELANLMVAKVKDANLHRAVIVPYTTSIFEAVKTIKKEKVPTLLLRDERDEIHIVTDSDFREKVILNRMDFDEQVGKISNSGLKYVNENDFLFNAQLLMTKHGLKRLIVKNNTNEIVGIIDQISLSSFFATHTFSVSNEIDKAENLEELKTATQSFTKIIKSLHAKGVKVDFISKLINQLNRKVMNKLFNMLAPQELIGKCALLVMGSEGRGEQILKTDQDNALVIADDCEVSKEEISKFVHNYTETLVDFGFPRCEGNIMVSNPYWCRTFSDFKSLIYEWITQPSGDNFMNLAIFYDAMVASGDRQLLTQLKEYLFKIGSTSKTFYMHFAKIIMDFNVPLGFFDGFVFDSKDKNHKNEIDIKKGGIFIIVQSIRTLSLEHKLMRANTLKRIQELQKVGELEPEFAQEITEAFNFLLTMKLKSNLEKLDSGKEVDNYINPEDLNTMEKDLLKDSFKIVNKLKKKLEHHYKLNYV, encoded by the coding sequence ATGAGTATACATGAACAATTAGCTTTTATAAAAGAGATTCATCCTTTCGAGAATCTTACTAAATCTCAACTTGATAGTTTCGTTGATAATCTAGATATTGTTTATCTAAAAAAAGATGTAATTATTCAAGAAGAAGCTAAAGAACCAAAATATCTTTATTTTATAATAAAAGGTATAGTTCAAGAAAAACAAGCTGGCGAAGTTATTTCAATCTATTCAAGTTACGAAATTTTTGATCCAATGTCACTTATAGAGAATCGCTCTAAAAACTCTTTTGTAACAGCACAAGAAACTATTTGTTATATTTTACCAAAAGATATTTTTATAAAAACCATACATGAAAATACAGCTATTGAAAGTTTCTTTTTCCAATCTATTTCTCAAAAATTAAATATGAATATGGATAATGAAAAAAATAAAGAATTAGCAAATCTAATGGTTGCTAAAGTAAAAGATGCAAATCTACATAGAGCTGTAATTGTTCCTTATACTACTTCAATTTTTGAAGCAGTTAAAACTATCAAAAAAGAGAAAGTTCCAACTCTACTTTTAAGGGATGAAAGAGATGAAATACATATAGTTACAGACTCAGATTTTAGAGAAAAAGTTATACTAAATAGAATGGATTTTGATGAACAAGTTGGTAAGATTTCAAACTCTGGCTTAAAATATGTAAATGAAAACGATTTTTTATTTAATGCTCAATTACTTATGACAAAACATGGATTAAAAAGATTAATTGTAAAAAATAACACTAATGAAATTGTTGGGATAATTGATCAAATCTCTCTTTCATCTTTTTTTGCTACTCATACTTTTTCTGTATCAAATGAGATAGATAAAGCAGAAAACCTAGAAGAATTAAAAACAGCAACTCAATCTTTTACCAAAATTATCAAATCTCTTCATGCAAAAGGTGTAAAAGTTGATTTTATATCAAAGCTAATCAATCAATTAAATAGAAAAGTTATGAATAAACTTTTTAATATGCTAGCTCCACAAGAACTTATAGGTAAATGTGCACTTCTAGTTATGGGTAGTGAAGGAAGAGGTGAACAAATTTTAAAAACAGACCAAGACAATGCACTTGTTATTGCAGATGATTGTGAGGTTTCAAAAGAGGAGATTTCTAAATTTGTGCATAACTATACTGAAACATTAGTTGATTTTGGTTTCCCTAGATGTGAAGGTAATATCATGGTTTCAAATCCATATTGGTGTAGAACATTTAGTGATTTTAAATCTTTAATTTATGAATGGATTACTCAACCAAGTGGTGATAACTTTATGAATCTTGCTATTTTTTACGATGCAATGGTTGCATCAGGAGATAGACAACTTTTAACCCAATTAAAAGAATACTTATTTAAAATTGGTTCTACTTCAAAAACATTTTATATGCATTTTGCAAAAATTATAATGGATTTTAATGTACCATTAGGTTTCTTCGATGGTTTTGTTTTTGACTCAAAAGATAAAAACCATAAAAATGAAATAGATATTAAAAAAGGTGGTATCTTTATTATAGTTCAAAGTATAAGAACACTATCTTTAGAACATAAATTAATGCGTGCCAATACTTTAAAAAGAATTCAAGAGCTTCAAAAAGTTGGTGAATTAGAACCTGAATTTGCCCAAGAGATAACTGAAGCATTTAATTTTCTCCTTACAATGAAATTAAAATCAAATCTTGAAAAACTAGACTCTGGAAAAGAAGTTGATAACTACATCAATCCTGAAGATTTAAATACAATGGAAAAAGATCTTTTAAAAGATAGTTTTAAAATTGTAAACAAATTAAAGAAAAAATTAGAACATCATTATAAGTTGAATTATGTTTAA